Proteins encoded by one window of Roseibium sp. Sym1:
- a CDS encoding Hcp family type VI secretion system effector, giving the protein MSNIAYITVKGATQGDITSDATTADSIGNLWQEGHEGESLVYAFEQNAVVPRDPQSGSIIATRRHMPTTFMKPVDKATPLLWQALATGETMEIEVQFWRTSTSGVQEHYFTVKFTDAVMVEGKTILPDVNDEANASRGDCDKWSFTYRKVDWTHEKAGTSASDDYRAPVT; this is encoded by the coding sequence ATGTCCAACATCGCATACATCACCGTCAAGGGCGCAACCCAGGGCGACATCACCTCCGACGCAACCACCGCCGACAGCATCGGCAACCTGTGGCAGGAAGGCCATGAGGGCGAATCCCTGGTTTATGCCTTCGAACAGAACGCCGTCGTGCCGCGGGATCCGCAGTCCGGCTCCATCATCGCCACCCGCCGCCACATGCCGACCACCTTCATGAAGCCGGTCGACAAGGCCACCCCGCTGTTGTGGCAGGCATTGGCCACCGGCGAGACCATGGAAATCGAAGTCCAGTTCTGGCGCACCTCGACCTCCGGCGTGCAGGAACACTACTTCACCGTCAAGTTCACCGACGCGGTCATGGTCGAAGGCAAGACGATCCTGCCGGACGTCAATGACGAAGCCAATGCGTCCCGCGGGGATTGCGACAAGTGGTCCTTCACCTACCGCAAGGTCGACTGGACCCACGAAAAGGCCGGCACCAGCGCTTCCGACGACTACCGCGCTCCGGTCACCTGA
- a CDS encoding metallophosphoesterase, giving the protein MISRRRFLQGIGCAALGVLSAPAYAVGIEPFRLRIQRYRLTPPRWPADLDLRAALIADPHICDPWMGLDRVRSIVAQTNALKPDIILMLGDYVASHKWQHAPIPPQAWADIFADLSAPLGTHAILGNHDWWDDPQAQRSGKGPTRYGRALIRAGIPLYQNRAVRLEKAGRAFWLAGLDDQIALTPSRKHKRRRWQGRDDLAGTLAQVSDDAPILLMAHEPDIIGKVPSRVSLTLSGHTHGGQVNCFGYLPAFPKKHGRSYAYGHIVETEGSTLMRHLRLATEPRHLIVSGGLGCSILPVRFGVPPEITMVHLGGHLGGTGETPTA; this is encoded by the coding sequence ATGATTTCCAGACGCCGTTTTCTGCAGGGTATCGGGTGCGCCGCGCTGGGTGTCCTGTCTGCCCCCGCCTATGCCGTGGGCATCGAGCCGTTCCGCCTGCGCATCCAGCGCTACCGCCTGACGCCGCCACGCTGGCCCGCGGACCTGGACCTGCGTGCCGCGCTGATTGCCGATCCGCATATTTGCGATCCCTGGATGGGCCTCGACCGGGTCCGGTCAATCGTCGCCCAGACCAATGCGCTCAAGCCCGATATCATCCTGATGCTCGGCGACTATGTCGCCAGCCACAAGTGGCAGCATGCCCCGATCCCGCCGCAGGCATGGGCCGACATATTCGCAGACCTGTCTGCCCCGCTCGGCACCCACGCCATTCTCGGCAATCACGACTGGTGGGACGATCCGCAAGCCCAGCGCAGTGGCAAGGGCCCGACCCGATACGGACGGGCCCTGATCCGGGCGGGCATCCCGCTCTACCAGAATCGGGCCGTGCGCCTTGAAAAAGCCGGCAGGGCTTTCTGGCTGGCCGGTCTCGACGACCAGATCGCGCTGACGCCCTCCCGGAAACACAAACGCCGCCGCTGGCAGGGCCGGGACGATCTCGCCGGCACGCTCGCCCAGGTGAGCGACGACGCCCCGATCCTCCTGATGGCCCACGAGCCGGACATTATCGGCAAGGTCCCCTCCCGGGTCAGCCTGACGTTAAGCGGGCACACCCATGGCGGCCAGGTCAACTGTTTCGGCTACCTGCCGGCCTTTCCGAAGAAGCATGGCCGCAGCTATGCCTATGGCCACATCGTCGAGACCGAAGGCTCGACCCTGATGCGGCATCTGCGCCTTGCCACCGAGCCGCGGCACCTGATCGTCTCCGGTGGCCTCGGCTGCTCGATCCTGCCGGTACGCTTCGGCGTGCCACCGGAAATAACAATGGTGCATCTGGGGGGGCATCTGGGCGGGACCGGCGAAACACCGACCGCCTGA
- a CDS encoding LysE family translocator, giving the protein MSLEFLITALIVVLVPGTGVVYTVAVGLGKGRQASVAAAFGCTLGIIPAILASVIGLAALMHTSALVFQAVKYAGVAYLLYLAWQTLKDSGPLELKADRSARKSFVATARTGFLINILNPKLTVFFLAFLPQFVSPAAASPTLDMLLMGGVFMAMTFGVFVVYGLFAALIGEKVLKSDRVMVWMRRTVAATFAGFGLRLALAEQ; this is encoded by the coding sequence ATGAGCCTGGAATTTCTGATCACAGCCCTGATCGTGGTGCTGGTTCCCGGAACCGGGGTCGTCTACACGGTGGCGGTCGGGCTCGGCAAGGGGCGGCAGGCATCGGTCGCCGCCGCCTTCGGCTGCACGCTCGGTATCATTCCGGCGATCCTCGCCTCCGTGATCGGGCTGGCCGCGCTGATGCATACCAGCGCGCTGGTGTTCCAGGCGGTCAAGTATGCCGGGGTTGCCTATCTTCTCTATCTCGCCTGGCAGACGCTGAAGGACAGCGGTCCGCTGGAGCTGAAAGCCGACAGGAGCGCGCGCAAGAGCTTTGTCGCGACCGCGCGCACCGGCTTTCTGATCAACATTCTCAATCCCAAGCTGACGGTGTTCTTTCTGGCATTCCTGCCGCAATTCGTCAGCCCCGCCGCCGCCAGTCCGACGCTCGATATGCTGCTGATGGGCGGGGTCTTCATGGCGATGACCTTCGGGGTCTTCGTCGTCTACGGTCTCTTTGCCGCCCTGATCGGCGAGAAAGTCCTGAAAAGCGATCGTGTCATGGTCTGGATGCGCCGGACGGTAGCGGCGACCTTCGCCGGGTTCGGCCTGCGGCTGGCCCTGGCGGAACAGTAA
- the odhB gene encoding 2-oxoglutarate dehydrogenase complex dihydrolipoyllysine-residue succinyltransferase, whose product MATEIRVPTLGESVSEATIAQWFKKPGDAIAQDEPLVELETDKVTVEVPAPAAGTLESIVVKEGDTVEVGALLGQIAEGAGAAPAASAKQDNKPQGKSSGKADLVDVVTPSAGESVTEAEVGEWSVKVGDTVKADDTLVELETDKAAQEVPAPVAGTVVKIAAETGTTVEPGVLLCQIDPSGEGVAAAPAAAAPAPSAPAASTGSSMPPAPSAQKMMAENNLSADQVSGSGKRGQVLKEDVINALSSSATSASAPAPAAVARGPVNASDEAREERVRMTKLRQTIARRLKDAQNTAAMLTTYNEVDMGPVMELRKQYKDLFEKKHGVKLGFMGFFTKAVTHALKEVPAVNAEIDGTDIIYKNFCHVGVAVGTDKGLVVPVVRDADQMSIAEVEKEIGNLGRKARDGKLGMADMSGGTFTISNGGVYGSLMSSPILNAPQSGILGMHKIQERPMAVNGQVVIRPMMYLALSYDHRIVDGKEAVTFLVRVKESLEDPQRLVLDL is encoded by the coding sequence ATGGCAACCGAAATTCGCGTGCCCACGCTGGGTGAATCCGTTTCCGAAGCAACCATTGCGCAGTGGTTCAAAAAACCGGGCGACGCTATTGCCCAGGACGAACCGCTGGTGGAGCTTGAAACCGACAAGGTGACGGTCGAGGTTCCGGCCCCGGCGGCAGGGACCCTGGAAAGCATCGTCGTCAAGGAAGGCGACACCGTCGAGGTCGGCGCGCTTCTCGGCCAGATCGCCGAAGGTGCGGGCGCGGCTCCGGCCGCATCCGCCAAGCAGGACAACAAGCCCCAGGGCAAATCGTCCGGCAAGGCCGACCTGGTTGACGTCGTGACACCGAGCGCCGGTGAATCGGTCACCGAGGCCGAAGTCGGCGAGTGGAGCGTCAAGGTCGGTGACACGGTCAAGGCCGACGACACGCTGGTCGAGCTGGAAACAGACAAGGCGGCCCAGGAAGTTCCGGCTCCGGTCGCCGGCACGGTCGTCAAGATCGCCGCGGAAACCGGTACCACGGTCGAGCCGGGCGTGCTGCTGTGCCAGATCGATCCGTCCGGCGAGGGCGTTGCCGCCGCACCGGCCGCTGCCGCCCCGGCGCCGTCCGCTCCGGCCGCCAGCACCGGTTCGTCCATGCCGCCGGCGCCGTCCGCCCAGAAGATGATGGCCGAGAACAACCTGTCCGCCGATCAGGTCTCCGGGTCCGGCAAGCGCGGCCAGGTGCTGAAGGAAGATGTCATCAACGCGCTGTCCTCGAGCGCGACCTCCGCGTCCGCCCCGGCACCGGCCGCCGTTGCCCGCGGTCCGGTCAACGCCTCGGACGAGGCCCGCGAGGAACGCGTGCGCATGACCAAGCTGCGCCAGACCATCGCGCGCCGGCTGAAGGATGCCCAGAACACGGCAGCCATGCTGACCACCTACAACGAGGTCGACATGGGCCCGGTCATGGAGCTGCGCAAGCAGTACAAGGACCTCTTCGAGAAGAAACACGGCGTCAAGCTCGGCTTCATGGGCTTCTTCACCAAGGCGGTGACCCATGCGCTGAAGGAAGTTCCCGCGGTCAATGCCGAGATCGACGGCACCGACATCATCTACAAGAACTTCTGCCATGTCGGCGTCGCCGTGGGCACCGACAAGGGCCTGGTGGTTCCGGTGGTGCGGGACGCCGACCAGATGTCCATCGCCGAGGTCGAGAAGGAAATCGGCAATCTCGGCCGCAAGGCCCGGGACGGCAAGCTGGGCATGGCTGATATGTCCGGCGGCACCTTCACCATCTCCAATGGCGGGGTGTATGGTTCGCTCATGTCGTCGCCGATCCTCAACGCGCCGCAGTCGGGCATTCTGGGAATGCACAAGATCCAGGAACGTCCGATGGCCGTGAACGGCCAGGTGGTGATCCGCCCGATGATGTATCTGGCGCTCTCCTACGACCACCGGATCGTCGACGGCAAGGAAGCCGTCACCTTCCTGGTCCGCGTCAAGGAAAGCCTGGAAGACCCGCAGCGCCTGGTTCTGGATCTCTGA
- a CDS encoding SDR family oxidoreductase — protein sequence MADKVVLVTGGSRGIGAAVCRKVADLGHTVIVNYAQNAFAADTLVAEIVEAGGKAVAIQGDVQNEADVLHLFAEADRLGTLVALVNNAGVVDLSQRVDEMTVERLTRMFSINVIGAFLCAREAVKRMSTKHGGAGGVIVNLGSAASKLGAPNQYVDYAAAKGAIDTMTVGLALEVADEGIRVNGIRPGIIDTEIHASGGAPDRVAQLRSRLPMKRAGSADEVADAILWLLSDQSSYTTGAILDVSGGRAILP from the coding sequence ATGGCTGACAAAGTTGTTTTGGTAACGGGCGGAAGCCGCGGGATCGGTGCCGCCGTCTGCCGGAAAGTTGCAGACCTGGGACATACGGTGATCGTCAACTATGCGCAGAACGCCTTTGCGGCGGACACGCTTGTTGCGGAGATTGTCGAGGCCGGCGGCAAGGCCGTTGCCATTCAGGGAGATGTCCAGAACGAGGCCGATGTGCTGCACCTGTTTGCGGAAGCCGACAGGCTCGGCACGCTGGTGGCGCTCGTCAACAATGCGGGTGTCGTCGACCTGTCGCAGCGGGTTGATGAAATGACGGTCGAACGTCTCACCCGGATGTTCTCCATCAACGTGATCGGTGCGTTCCTGTGTGCCCGCGAGGCGGTGAAACGCATGTCGACGAAACACGGCGGCGCGGGCGGCGTCATCGTCAATCTCGGCTCGGCGGCGTCCAAGCTCGGTGCGCCCAACCAGTATGTCGACTATGCGGCGGCCAAGGGCGCCATCGACACGATGACGGTGGGGCTCGCGCTGGAAGTGGCCGACGAGGGCATCAGGGTGAATGGCATTCGCCCCGGCATCATCGACACGGAAATTCATGCGTCCGGCGGTGCCCCCGACCGTGTTGCCCAGCTCCGGTCCAGGCTGCCGATGAAACGCGCGGGATCCGCCGATGAGGTGGCCGACGCGATCCTGTGGCTTTTATCCGACCAGTCCAGCTACACGACCGGGGCCATCCTCGATGTCTCCGGCGGGCGGGCTATCCTTCCCTAA
- a CDS encoding cation transporter, translated as MGACCGHSGSAFDGMSKDYRRRLWLVIALNAGMFAVEMVAGQAAGSRALQADALDFFGDAVTYGISLAVIGASLKTRALAALAKGCSLLLMGTWVAAATLYQVFVLGVPQAAVMGSVGFLALAVNLTSVLLLVRYKDGDANVRSVWLCSRNDAIGNVAVMFAALGVWGTATAWPDLIVAGLMAALFVNSAVQILTQAIREYRHKTDHAVAGE; from the coding sequence ATGGGTGCCTGTTGTGGCCATTCCGGTTCCGCCTTTGACGGCATGTCAAAGGACTACCGCCGCCGGCTCTGGCTGGTCATTGCGCTGAACGCCGGCATGTTCGCCGTCGAGATGGTGGCAGGCCAGGCGGCCGGTTCGAGGGCCCTCCAGGCCGATGCGCTGGATTTCTTTGGTGATGCCGTCACCTACGGCATTTCGCTGGCGGTGATCGGGGCGTCCCTGAAAACACGCGCCCTGGCGGCCCTGGCCAAGGGATGCAGCCTGCTCCTAATGGGAACCTGGGTGGCTGCGGCCACGCTCTATCAGGTCTTTGTCCTGGGGGTTCCGCAAGCCGCGGTGATGGGATCGGTCGGTTTTCTGGCTCTTGCCGTCAACCTGACGAGCGTGCTGCTGCTGGTCCGCTACAAGGACGGCGACGCCAATGTCCGTTCCGTCTGGCTGTGCTCGCGCAATGACGCCATCGGCAATGTCGCGGTGATGTTCGCGGCCCTCGGTGTCTGGGGCACCGCGACCGCGTGGCCGGACCTGATCGTCGCCGGTCTGATGGCGGCGCTCTTTGTCAATTCCGCAGTGCAGATCCTCACCCAGGCAATCCGGGAATACCGCCACAAGACGGACCATGCCGTGGCGGGAGAATAG
- a CDS encoding tyrosine recombinase XerC, protein MCAVPTDTDSLLQTARPELNQRVDQWLDHLSDERRLSDKTLLAYERDLHQFLRFLTMHLGGAPGLKEIAGLRPADFRGFLASRRRQGVQSRSLARGLAGIRSFLKFLERRGEVNAAASAAVRPPRQARSLPKPVSARDALDISSGDLAMETEAWIEARNAAVLTLLYGCGLRISEALSLTGAMAPKAGTRTLRIRGKGGKERIVPILPAVSEAVELYLGRCPYAISADGPLFLGARGGALNPRMIQLAMARLRGALGLPDSATPHALRHSFATHLLAGGGDLRTIQELLGHASLASTQVYTEVDAAHLLAAYDKAHPRR, encoded by the coding sequence ATGTGCGCCGTACCGACCGACACTGATTCCCTGCTTCAAACTGCCCGCCCCGAGCTGAACCAGCGCGTGGATCAATGGCTCGACCACCTGTCGGATGAGCGCCGCCTGTCCGACAAGACGCTGCTGGCCTATGAGCGGGACCTGCACCAGTTCCTGAGATTCCTGACCATGCATCTGGGAGGCGCACCTGGCCTCAAGGAGATCGCCGGTCTCAGGCCCGCCGATTTTCGGGGCTTTCTCGCCAGCCGCCGCCGCCAGGGTGTCCAGAGCCGGTCACTGGCGCGTGGACTTGCCGGCATCCGGTCTTTCCTGAAGTTCCTGGAACGCCGCGGCGAGGTCAATGCGGCGGCGTCTGCCGCCGTCAGGCCGCCACGACAGGCACGATCCCTGCCCAAACCTGTTTCCGCCCGTGACGCCCTGGATATTTCCAGCGGTGACCTGGCCATGGAAACCGAAGCCTGGATCGAGGCGCGCAACGCCGCTGTCCTGACGCTGCTCTATGGTTGCGGCCTGCGGATCTCGGAAGCCCTGTCCCTCACAGGCGCCATGGCGCCAAAGGCCGGCACCAGAACGCTGCGCATCAGGGGCAAGGGCGGCAAGGAAAGGATCGTGCCGATCCTGCCGGCCGTCAGCGAGGCCGTTGAGCTCTATCTGGGCCGGTGCCCCTACGCAATCAGCGCGGACGGCCCGCTGTTTCTGGGCGCGCGGGGCGGGGCGCTGAACCCGCGCATGATCCAGCTGGCCATGGCGAGGCTGCGCGGCGCGCTCGGCCTGCCGGACAGTGCGACACCGCACGCGCTGCGCCATTCCTTCGCCACCCATCTCCTGGCCGGCGGCGGCGACCTCCGCACCATCCAGGAACTGCTCGGCCATGCCAGCCTGGCGTCGACCCAGGTCTACACGGAGGTCGATGCCGCCCACCTTCTGGCCGCCTATGACAAGGCCCACCCGCGGCGCTGA
- the lpdA gene encoding dihydrolipoyl dehydrogenase → MSQYDLVVIGTGPGGYVCAIKAAQLGLKTAVVEKRATLGGTCLNIGCIPSKALLHASEMFEEAGHGFEKIGIKVNKPKLDLPSMMKHKSDVVDANVNGISFLMKKNKIDVHAGTGKILAAGKVEVTAEDGKANVLETKNIVIATGSDVMPLPGVEIDEKQVVSSTGALELEKVPGKLVVVGGGVIGLELGSVWNRLGSKVTVVEFMDKILGPMDGDVSKNFQRMLKKQGMEFKLSSKVTGVEKKGKGLAVTVEPAKGGDAETIDADIVLVAIGRRPYSEGLGLDGAGVALDDRGRVQIDGHYKTNVDGIYAIGDVVAGPMLAHKAEDEGVAVAEILAGQAGHVNYDVIPGVVYTQPEVASVGKTEEELKAAGVEYKTGKFVFSANGRARAMNKTDGFAKVLADAKTDRVLGVHIVGFGAGEMIHEAAVLMEFGGSSEDLARTCHAHPTMSEAVKEAALGAFAKSIHS, encoded by the coding sequence ATGTCCCAATATGATCTTGTCGTCATCGGAACCGGCCCCGGCGGATATGTCTGCGCGATCAAGGCCGCGCAGCTCGGCCTGAAGACAGCCGTTGTCGAGAAACGGGCGACGCTCGGCGGCACCTGCCTCAACATCGGCTGCATTCCCTCCAAGGCGCTGCTGCATGCCTCGGAGATGTTCGAGGAAGCCGGGCACGGTTTCGAGAAAATCGGCATCAAGGTGAACAAGCCGAAGCTCGACCTGCCGTCGATGATGAAGCACAAGTCCGACGTGGTCGACGCCAATGTGAACGGCATCTCCTTCCTCATGAAGAAGAACAAGATCGACGTCCACGCGGGCACCGGCAAGATCCTTGCCGCCGGGAAGGTTGAGGTCACGGCCGAGGACGGCAAGGCGAATGTCCTTGAAACGAAGAACATCGTCATTGCCACCGGCTCCGACGTGATGCCGCTGCCGGGCGTGGAGATCGACGAGAAGCAGGTCGTGTCCTCCACCGGTGCGCTGGAACTGGAAAAGGTGCCGGGCAAGCTCGTCGTCGTCGGAGGCGGCGTGATCGGCCTGGAACTCGGTTCCGTCTGGAACCGCCTTGGGTCCAAGGTCACCGTGGTCGAATTCATGGACAAGATTCTCGGGCCGATGGACGGCGATGTCTCCAAGAACTTCCAGCGCATGCTGAAAAAGCAGGGCATGGAGTTCAAGCTGTCCTCCAAGGTCACCGGCGTCGAGAAGAAGGGCAAGGGCCTCGCTGTCACGGTCGAGCCGGCCAAGGGCGGCGATGCGGAAACCATTGACGCGGATATCGTGCTGGTCGCCATCGGCCGCCGGCCCTATTCCGAGGGGCTTGGCCTCGATGGCGCGGGTGTTGCGCTGGACGACCGGGGCCGTGTCCAGATCGATGGCCATTACAAGACCAATGTCGACGGCATCTACGCCATCGGCGACGTGGTCGCCGGTCCGATGCTGGCCCACAAGGCCGAGGACGAGGGTGTTGCCGTTGCCGAAATCCTGGCAGGCCAGGCCGGTCACGTGAATTACGACGTCATTCCGGGTGTGGTCTACACCCAGCCGGAAGTCGCTTCCGTCGGCAAGACGGAGGAAGAGCTGAAGGCGGCCGGTGTCGAGTACAAGACCGGCAAGTTCGTCTTCTCGGCCAACGGCCGGGCACGCGCGATGAACAAGACCGACGGCTTCGCCAAGGTTCTGGCCGATGCCAAGACCGATCGGGTCCTGGGTGTGCACATTGTCGGCTTCGGCGCCGGCGAGATGATCCACGAGGCCGCCGTCCTGATGGAGTTCGGCGGCTCTTCGGAAGATCTGGCACGCACCTGCCACGCGCATCCGACCATGTCGGAAGCCGTGAAGGAGGCCGCGCTCGGCGCCTTCGCGAAGTCGATCCACTCGTAA
- a CDS encoding caspase family protein yields MSRLLRHLLAIVFLVGTLVVQHAAAQAEQPRTALVIGNAAYDYAPLANPVNDAVAITRALKAAGFEVILQTDAGRPAMDEAIRAFGDKLRQRGGVGLFYYAGHGIQKDGENYLLPVGGNIAEREALLDDAFAVSEAVDVMTSAHEGLNIVVLDACRNNPLTGSTRGLTRIDSSARLFVSYSTSPGGVALDGEGNNSPYTKHLASAIETPALNLEQTFKRTLKGVFQETDGRQTPWISSSFFGDFTFVPQAGDTTATTKVAAVSSLGKALQDSLARSGPARRISGIYRVQGTNPNGTVYDGMMAITPEEGPDAGKVRFTWWIGKDIFTGVGEFAGRMLVVNWGAKHPVVYTFSGNDNLDGEWADGSATEQLSLYARAAQSSLVLAEGTYAVSGRNPNGSTYTGTVALSRQGSKYTLVWKVGASGYRGVGELDGNVLRVDWGDDTPVVYALSDDGRLKGLWGGGRGAEELTLMKGQ; encoded by the coding sequence ATGAGCAGGTTGTTGCGTCATCTTCTGGCGATTGTTTTCCTGGTCGGAACTCTGGTCGTTCAACACGCAGCCGCGCAGGCCGAGCAGCCGCGCACGGCGCTTGTCATCGGCAATGCCGCCTACGACTATGCGCCGCTTGCCAATCCCGTGAACGATGCCGTTGCCATTACGAGGGCGCTCAAGGCCGCCGGTTTCGAGGTCATTCTGCAGACCGATGCCGGCAGGCCCGCAATGGACGAGGCGATCCGGGCCTTTGGCGACAAGCTCCGGCAAAGAGGTGGTGTAGGCCTGTTCTACTATGCCGGTCACGGCATCCAGAAGGACGGCGAGAACTACCTGCTGCCTGTCGGTGGTAACATTGCCGAAAGGGAAGCATTGCTCGACGATGCCTTCGCCGTGAGCGAGGCGGTCGACGTGATGACATCGGCCCATGAGGGCTTGAACATCGTCGTGCTCGATGCCTGCCGCAACAACCCGCTGACCGGATCCACCCGGGGCCTGACCCGCATCGACAGTTCCGCGCGCCTGTTTGTGTCCTATTCGACCTCGCCCGGCGGCGTGGCGCTGGATGGCGAGGGCAACAACAGCCCCTATACCAAGCATCTGGCCAGCGCGATCGAAACGCCCGCGCTCAACCTGGAACAGACCTTCAAACGCACGCTGAAGGGGGTCTTCCAGGAAACGGACGGCCGGCAGACGCCGTGGATCTCCTCGTCCTTCTTCGGCGATTTCACCTTCGTCCCGCAGGCCGGGGACACCACGGCGACCACCAAGGTGGCGGCCGTTTCCTCTCTCGGCAAGGCGCTGCAGGACAGTCTCGCGCGCTCGGGGCCGGCACGCCGGATCTCGGGCATCTACCGGGTCCAGGGCACCAATCCGAACGGCACGGTCTATGACGGCATGATGGCGATCACGCCGGAAGAGGGGCCGGACGCGGGAAAGGTCCGTTTCACCTGGTGGATCGGCAAGGACATTTTCACCGGGGTCGGTGAATTCGCCGGCCGCATGCTGGTGGTCAACTGGGGCGCCAAGCACCCCGTCGTCTACACGTTCAGCGGCAACGACAACCTGGACGGTGAATGGGCCGACGGGTCGGCGACGGAACAGCTGTCTCTCTACGCGCGCGCGGCCCAGAGTTCCCTGGTCCTGGCGGAAGGCACCTATGCCGTCTCCGGCCGCAATCCCAATGGCTCCACCTACACCGGCACCGTGGCACTGTCGCGTCAGGGCAGCAAATACACGCTGGTCTGGAAAGTCGGTGCATCGGGCTATCGCGGTGTTGGAGAGCTGGACGGCAATGTGCTCCGGGTCGACTGGGGTGACGACACGCCTGTTGTCTATGCCCTGTCGGACGACGGCCGGCTGAAAGGCCTTTGGGGCGGTGGCCGCGGCGCCGAGGAACTGACCCTGATGAAAGGGCAATAG
- a CDS encoding methyltransferase domain-containing protein, whose protein sequence is MLTFNARTTKLLENAYQGADFSRRRRASFDALNPRPGETIADIGCGNGMLTLELARALGEEGRVIGIDPSEDMRTAAIERCADWSNTAFHDGTATTMPLESGSVDKAVSLQVFEYLDDLPGAVAEARRILKPGGRLVVGDMHWDTITWFSDDPERMRRMIVAWDGHLVERCIPAVLPPVLRDGGFVIDDVLPVPFSATGLHPDGLANMLIHLIEPYVVKKDQVPAEEARAWAEEQQALSDAGRFFFSITHFVISARKA, encoded by the coding sequence ATGCTGACATTCAACGCGCGTACGACAAAACTCCTTGAGAACGCCTATCAGGGCGCCGACTTCAGCCGCCGCCGCCGGGCGTCCTTCGACGCCCTCAATCCTCGGCCGGGCGAGACCATCGCCGATATCGGCTGCGGCAACGGCATGCTGACCCTGGAACTTGCGCGCGCACTCGGGGAAGAAGGACGCGTCATCGGCATCGATCCGAGCGAGGACATGCGCACCGCCGCAATCGAGCGCTGCGCGGACTGGTCCAACACAGCCTTTCACGACGGCACGGCCACAACAATGCCCCTTGAAAGCGGCTCGGTCGACAAAGCGGTGTCCCTGCAGGTGTTCGAGTATCTCGACGACCTCCCGGGGGCCGTCGCCGAAGCCCGGCGCATCCTGAAACCCGGTGGCCGGCTGGTCGTCGGCGACATGCACTGGGACACGATCACCTGGTTCAGCGACGATCCGGAACGCATGCGCCGGATGATCGTGGCCTGGGACGGACATCTGGTCGAGCGCTGCATTCCGGCGGTGCTGCCGCCGGTCCTGCGCGACGGCGGCTTTGTCATCGACGACGTCCTGCCCGTTCCCTTCAGCGCCACCGGGCTCCACCCGGACGGTCTCGCCAACATGCTGATCCACCTGATAGAACCCTATGTCGTGAAGAAGGACCAGGTTCCGGCCGAGGAGGCCAGGGCATGGGCCGAGGAACAGCAAGCGCTTTCGGACGCGGGCCGTTTCTTCTTCTCGATCACCCATTTCGTGATTTCGGCACGGAAGGCCTGA
- a CDS encoding MerR family transcriptional regulator gives MDFSIGELSKRTGVKVPTIRYYEKERLLNAPIRTEGNQRRYLQSDLERLGFIKHCRDLGLPMPAIRDLIELSLHPDQPCEQANRIAADQLQAVRRRIRHLKKLEAELKRIATSCRGEHTVTECNVLKAFGDHSLCCEDH, from the coding sequence ATGGATTTTTCCATCGGCGAATTGTCGAAGCGGACCGGTGTGAAGGTGCCCACCATCCGATACTACGAGAAGGAGAGGCTTCTGAACGCGCCGATCCGGACGGAAGGCAATCAGCGGCGTTATCTTCAGAGCGACCTGGAGCGGCTCGGCTTCATCAAGCATTGCCGCGATCTGGGCTTGCCGATGCCGGCCATCCGCGACCTGATCGAGCTCAGCCTGCACCCGGACCAACCTTGCGAGCAAGCCAACCGGATCGCAGCGGATCAATTGCAGGCGGTGCGCCGGCGCATCCGGCATTTGAAGAAACTGGAAGCGGAACTCAAACGCATCGCCACAAGCTGCCGCGGTGAACACACGGTGACGGAGTGCAACGTTCTGAAAGCCTTCGGCGATCACAGCCTGTGCTGCGAGGATCACTGA
- a CDS encoding serine/threonine protein kinase, whose product MRLILIAAGFLLASAAPTLAQRVYCPIPEDGVWVNPGAAPKEVSRVEVESRCVDDQVHVRVRAFTSCIPRDCKWGWTKGELRSDGAIQVLLIGFLSSKQITLKAFGDMLDTHVVNIVNDLSEPRTDQTYNLQRK is encoded by the coding sequence ATGCGCCTGATCCTGATCGCAGCCGGTTTTCTGCTCGCTTCCGCGGCCCCCACGCTGGCGCAGCGTGTCTATTGCCCGATCCCGGAAGATGGTGTCTGGGTCAATCCCGGTGCCGCTCCGAAGGAAGTCTCCAGGGTCGAGGTGGAAAGCCGCTGCGTCGACGACCAGGTCCATGTCCGGGTGCGTGCTTTCACGTCCTGCATCCCGCGCGACTGCAAATGGGGCTGGACCAAGGGCGAATTGCGTTCCGACGGCGCAATCCAGGTTTTGCTGATCGGCTTCCTGAGCAGCAAGCAGATCACCCTGAAGGCTTTCGGGGACATGCTCGACACCCATGTCGTGAACATCGTCAATGACTTGTCGGAACCGCGCACCGACCAGACCTACAATCTTCAGCGCAAATAG